CGTCTGGCGCGCGGCCGATGCGAAGCGGGAGGGGGGTATGCGGGGGTATACGTCCACTGTGACGCCATGTAGGCGGTAACCGATACGCATCGGCCCTCCGAGCTGATTTCCGTGTTTGGCGACCCTAACATCGAGTTGTAAATTGTCAATTTTTTTGAGCAATTCGCTTTGCGGCTCGCGGCTGAGCTTGACATGGCGGCCATGAAGGCCCACCTGTATCGAAGGAGCGCACGGCCATGATCGGCAGGGTGGACGTGAACATGCAGGCCCTCGGGGCCCTGACCTACGCGGTGGACACCTCCGCGCGAAACGTAGCGCCCTCATCGGCCGCCAACCACATCCCCTTGAGCCTCGACCCTCCCGGCACGGGAGCCTTCGTCGAATCGGCCCGGCCCGACACCACCGCCTACGGCGAAACCACCGGCATCATCCCCGCCGAGGCCGCCTACGACCACAAGCTCATCGACCAGGCCTGGCGCACGGCCGCCCACGCCGGTGACGTCTCCGTGGAGCGCGGCATGGCCGCCACGGCGCGGATGGAGCTTGCGCTGCGCGCGCGGGTGGAGGCCTGGCGATCCATCGAGCAGACCACCGGGGCCATCCTGCGGCTCATTGCCTGAAATACCGCGCAATCCGCGGCTTTTCCTCCATATCCGGGCTTGACTTTGCGTCATTTGATTGACAGCTTCGAGCTGTGACATCGGGTTCGACGCGGAGGGAGTCATGGATTTGGATACCTGCGGCATCATAGGCAAAAGCCAGGTACTTGGGGGCGTGTTCGCCATGCTCGCCAAGGTCGCGCCCACGGACTCCACCGTGCTCGTCACCGGCGAGTCCGGCACCGGCAAGGAACTGCTGGTGCGCGCCCTGCACGCCAACAGCCGCCGCACGGGCAAACCCTTCGTCCCCGTCAACTGCGGGGCCATCCCCAAGGAACTGCTGGAATCCGAACTCTTCGGGCACGAGAAGGGGGCCTTCACCCACGCCATCCGCAATCGGGCCGGGCGCTTCGAGCTGGCCGACGGCGGGACCATCTTCCTCGACGAGATAGGCGAGATGGACCTCTCCCTGCAGGTCAAGATTCTGCGCGTGCTCCAGGAGAAGGAGTTCGAGCGCGTGGGCGCCACCAAGACCATGAAGGTGGACGTGCGCATCGTGGCCGCCACCAACCGCGACCTCGAGGCCGAGGTGGCTGCGGGGCGCTTCCGGGAGGATTTGTTCTACCGGCTCAACGTCATCCCCATGCACCTGCCGCCCCTGCGCGAGCGCGGGGACGACATCCTGCTGTTGGCTGAAGCCTTCCTGAAGCGCTTTTGTGAGCACAAGGGCCGCAAGACCCTGGGCATCCCCTCTGAAACAAAGGACATGTTCCTGCGCTACCCCTGGCCCGGCAACGTGCGCGAACTGGAGAACTTCATGGAGCGGCTCTCCATCCTCTGCGAGCACGACCAGATCCTCCCGGAGGATCTGCCCCGCAAGATATGGGACGCCGTGGGCAAGGCCGTTCCCGCCAAGGAGGCGGTCCCGGCCCCCGGCCCGCAAGGCTTCGTCTGGCCGGTGCTCAAGGATCTGGCGGACAAGAACCTGGGGCTCAAGGAGTTCCTGGACGAGATCGAGGACAGGCTGCTCGCGGAGGCCCTGGCCCAGGCCGGGAACGTGAAGAACCAGGCTGCCGAGATTTTGGGTATCAAGCGCACGACGCTCATCGAAAAGCTCAAGAAAAAGAACATGCTGAACTGACAAGGCCCGCACTGTGAAACATAGCACGTTTCTTGCTATGTTGAGCGCCGTGACGGCGCAATCCCTCGCCAGGGCATCCTGGCTCCTCTGCGTGTGCATCCTCGCCATGCTTCCGGCCCAGGCCAGGGGGCAAAGCTATTCCCTCGCCGTTGGCCCCTCCGCTGATGTGCTCACCGTCAATTTTCCGAAGAAGGCCCCTCAGCCCATGGTGCTGCGCACGGGCCCCAAGCGCGTGGAGTTGCTCTTCCCGGCGGGGACGTCGTTCAAGGGCGCCGGCGCGGGGAGCGTCGGGGGCAGGCAGGTGGCCTCTATAGAGGCGGCGGACAACGTGCTGGTGGTGCTCACCAACACCGAGGCCTTCGGGTTCGTGAGTTCGCCCAAGGGCGACAAGGCGATCCAGCTGCAGGTCTTCCCGGACCCGGCCGGAGCCCGTTGGAAACCCGCCGAGGGCTCGCAGGAAGCCGCGCAGCCCAAGCCGGCCGCCCAGGCGTCAGAAAGTCCCAAACCGCAGCCGCAGAACCTTGAGCCGGCCAAACCGGCGGAGCCTGCGGCCCAGCCAGCGCCCCCGAAGCAGCCCTCCAACCAAGTGCGTGGGGTCATACTGCCCGAAGGGGGCTCCTCTCAAGCCGCGCCCGCCAGTCAGGAGATCCAGCGGATCCAGGATGCGGTCAAGCCGCAGCCCGTCCAGAGCCAGCCAGTCCTGAACCAGACTGAGCAGGCTCCGCAGACCGCGCCCAAGCCGGCAACCGGCGGGGTGGTGCGCCAGAGCCTGATCCAGCCCGTAGCGCCGTCGCAGCCCGAGGCGGCTCCCGCCGCCCCGGTCCCGCCCCAGAGTCAAAATGCGATCAAGGCCCCGATCCAGGCGCAGGCCCCGGCCGAGCCCGACCAGCCCGCGCCGCAGCAGCCGCAGGTCCCGGCCGCGTTCAAGGCTCCGATCCAGGTCCAGGCTCCTGCCGAGCAGGCCCAGCCCGCGCCGTCAGAGGCCAAGCCCGCATCTGTGGCGCCTAAGGAAGTGCGCGTCTCCCTGAACATGGAGAAGGCCGTCCCCATGGACGCCCCCGCGCCGTCCGCCCAGCCAGCGCAGCCGGACGCGCCCGCTCAAGCTCCCGCCCCGGCTGCAGGCCCCGACGCCCCGGCCACCCAGGCGCAGGCGGCGCAGGGCGCGGCGTCTGAGCCCGCCGCAGCCGAACAGGCCCCCCCGAAGCCGGGAGAGCCCAAACTCAAGGACAGCATAGAGGACAAGGCCGCCATCGTGGGCGCGGCACAGGCCATGGCCCACGGCAACTATGAGAAGGGCCTGGGCCTGGCCAGGGCGTTGCTGGAGAAGCCGGACATCACCAAGGACCTCCGCGAGGAGGCGTTGTACATGCAGGCCGAGGCCGTCTTCGCCCTGAACAAGGACAAGCTGGCCGAAACCTACCTGGAGACCAACGACACCATCCAGCAGGCCCTCAACTACAACACCACCTCCTGGCGCCTGCCCAGGGCATTGATAAAACTGGGTTACATCAACCTCAAGCGCGGCAACCTCCCCGAGGCCCGGGCCTACTTCAACCTGCTGCGCACCAAGTACCCCCTGGACGAAGAGGTGCCCCTCATCGACGTGTACTGGGGCGAGCATTACCTGGAGATGGCCAAGCTGGGCGACACCCGGGCCAACTTCACCCGGGCGGGGCAGTCCTTCCGCGAGGTGCTCCAGAAGTACCCGGAAAGCCGTTTCGCCCGCGACGCCGCGCTGGGGCTTTCCAAGACGCAGCTGGAGTTGCAGCAGTTCACTGAAGCCAGCAAGGTCATCGACTACATCGACAAACGCTGGCCCCGCTACTACGTGGAGAACCCCTCCATGCGCCGCGTGGCCGCGGACGTGGCCTACAAACTGGGCGAGTTCGAAAAAGCCAAGGAAGACTATCTCTGGTTCTACAACCTCGTGCCCGGTGACGCCGCCAACGACCTGGTGCTGGCACGCCTGGGCGACGTGAACATGCGCCTGGGCAAGCGGGAGGCCGCCCGCGAATTCTACGACATGGTCATCCGCATCTACCCGGGGAGCTACGGCGCGCTGATGTCCATGATGCGCATGGCCGAGCAGGGCGTGCATGACGCCCCCACCATGCAGGAGATGTTCAAGGCTTTCGCGGACCCGAGCGACATCAAGCCCGACAAGATCTACGAGATCATAACCGAGCAGTACCCCAAGAGCCCCCTTGCCCCCCTGGCCCTGCTCAAGCTGGCCATGTGGCGGCTCTACAAGAACGAGATCCCCGAAGCGCTCCAGCTCGTTGAGAAGTTCCGCAAAACCTACCCCGGCGACGAACTGGAGAAGCAGGCGCTCGACGTGGGAACCCAGGCCTTCATCAAGATGCTCGCGGGCCATGTGGACGCCATGAACTACAAGAGCATCATCGACCTCTGGAACCGCTACCCGTTCCTGACGAGCCAGGCGGACCAGATGCCCGACCGCGAGCGCCTGGGCGTGGCCCTGGCCATGTACTACCAGGGAATGCCCAAGGAGGCCCTGGCCCTGGTGGCGCCCTACCTGGACAAGGGTCCCAGCCCCGAGGCCCAGAAGGCCCTCTCCCTGACGCTGACCATCTACCGCGAGAACCAGGACTGGCAGTCCGTGCTGGACACGCTGCGCAAGGTCTCGGCCTGGAAGATGACGGACAACCCCCGCCGGGCCCTGGAGTTCGCCCAGGCCATGGCCCTGGAGCACACGGGGGAGTTCGCCAAGTCGCGCCTGCTCTGGGCTAGGCTGGCCGCCGACGACCAGCTGGACCCGGCCAAGCGGGCCTACGCCGTGTACTACCAGGCCCGCACCGCCTACGAGCGCAAGGACTACGACCGGGCCCTGGTCTGGGCCATGGACTCGCGCACCCTGTTCAAGGAGTCCGCCAAGGACGACGGCAAGGCCCGCGACGCCCTGCAGTTGATGATCGAGTCCACGCAGGCGGCAGGACGCTACCCCGAAGCCCTGGCGCTCTGCGCGGAGTTCGCCAAGGAGGCCCCCGAGGGCGGCACCGAGTGGGGGGCCAACCAGCTGCGCATCGCCACGCTCCACCGCCTCTCCGGCAACCTGGAGAACTGGCGCAAGACCCTCGAGGCCCTGCGCGACGGCCAGCGTGATTCCCTGGCGGGTAGGATGGCCGCATCCGAACTGGCCGGGCGCGGGTTGCAGGAACGCGCCGGAAAGCTGACCGGGACGCCCTGATCCCTGATTTCCCGGCCCACCCGCTTGCATCCGGGACCTCCTGGGCCTATTTGTGTGCCATCAGCCCAACCTCCGGGAGGTGCCGCCATGATCCGCCGCCCCATCGTCGCAGGACAGTTTTATCCGGGCTCTCCGGCCGAGCTGGAGCACGAGGTCCGCACGTACCTCGCCCAGGCCCCCAAACGCACGGAACCCGCCACCGGCTCCACGCTGCTGGCCATGGTGCCTCACGCCGGGTACGTCTATTCGGGCCGCGTGGCGGGCATCACCCTGGGACAGGCCGACCTGGCGGACACCATCCTCATGCTCGGCCCCAACCACACGGGCATGGGCACGCCCTTCTCCGTCTGGCACGAGGGGGCCTGGCAGACCCCCATCGGGACCATGCGCATCGACTCCGCCCTGGCCCTGGCCCTGCTGCGCAGCGACACCAGGCTGCTGGCGGACCACCTGGGCCATGTCCGGGAGCACTCCCTGGAGGTGGTCATTCCCTTTCTGAACGTGCTCAAGGGCGATTTCTCCGGCGTGCCCGTGGCCGTGGCCGAGCACGGGCTGGCCGTCCTCTCCGGGGTGGCCGCCTCGATGGCTTCGGTGCTCAAGGAGCAGGCGGGCAAGGTCTCCATCGTGGTCAGCTCGGACATGAGCCACTACGTCACGGCGGAGCAGGCCCGCGAGCGCGACAACATGGCCATCGAGGCCATCCTGCGGCTTGACCCCGTGGGCCTGTATTCCATCGTGCGGGAGGTGGGCATCAGCATGTGCGGCGTGCTGCCCATGACGCTTGGGCTGATGATCGCCCTGGAGCTGGGAGCCACCTCGGCCCGGCTGGCGGCTTACGCCACCTCCGGCGACACCACGGGGGACGACTCGAGCGTGGTGGGTTACGCCGGCGTCCTGGTGGAATAGGGCGTGAGGCGGGGGGATCGTAACGGCTCCGTCACCGCCGCCGGGTTAGCCAACGAGCCGCGGACCGGCGAGACGCTGCGCCGACTTTATCCGCAAAGCGGCGGAGCATGAAGAAAGTTGCATTGATCCTGGCGGGCGTCGCGCTGCTGGCGCTGATCGTCCTCTGGTACGCACACGCGTCGGAGGTTCTGGATTTGGCCCGCCAGTGGGCCATGGCCTCCCACGGCTTCGTGCGGGAGCACTTCTACGCCTCCTGGCTGGGGATGCTTCTGTTCTGCACGCTCATCATCAACCTGCCCATCCCGGTGGCCGCGCTGCTCAAGCTCATGTCCGGGTTCATCTTCGGCGTGCAGGCCGGGTTTGCGCTCAACGTGGCGGCCTCGGTCTCCGGGGGGCTGTTCGGCTTCGTGCTGGCCCGCCACTTCTTCCACCGCGCCTTTCATCGCCGCTTCGGACACCAACTGGCCCGGATCGACCTGGAAGTGGCCCGCAACGGCTTCTGGTACGTGCTCTGCTCCCGCCTGGTGATCGCCACGCCCTTCTTCATGGTCAACGTGCTGGCCGGGCTTTCCTGCCTGCGCAAGCGCAAGTTCCTGCTGGGCACCTTCCTCGGCGTGCTGCCGAGCTCCATGATCTACGCCGTGTCCGGCAGCAAGCTGCTCGAGCTGGCATCCGCCGAGCAGGCGGTGGACCCGCGTATCGTGGCGGTGCTGGCCGGAGCAGGGTTGCTTGTCGTGATTCCCGCCCTGATCAACCGCCACAGAAAAAAGCATAGGGCCTAGCCAGAACTTCTTCGGCATGATACGGAACAGGCAAGCTGTTCCACCGGGAGGTCTCCATGCGCTTGTTCTGCAGAGGTCTTATCGCCTTCCTGGCCCTGATCGTGCTGTCCCATGCAGCGGAGGCGCGGTTTGTTCTGGTCCAGGGCGTGGAGGCCGTCACGGGCGCACAGCTCCAGTCCGGCTGGCTGGAGGCCGCCAAGGCCAGGCTGGCCTGCCTTCTGGAACAATAAAATTTCGATTTCCGGCTGCGCGCGACCGCAAATGAAAGAAGCCCCTTCCGGCCTGGCCGGAAGGGGCTTCGATTTTGCGGGTTGCGCTCGGGCTACCTGCGTCCGCCGCGATCGCCGCCGCGTCCGCCGCCGCCACCGCGCCGGTCGCGGTCGCCGCCGGGGCGGTCGCCGCGCGGGCGGGAGGGGGCCGCGAAGTCGGCCAGGTCGATGGTTTCCCCCTGCTCCTCGAGCAGCACGGCCTTGCGGGAGAGGCGCACGCGGCCGTTAGGCTCCACGGCGATGACCTTCACTTCCAGGTCCTGGCCCATGGCCACGGCGTCGGAGACGTTCTCCACGCGGGCGATGTCCAGCTGGGAGACGTGCACCAGGCCTTCGAGCCCGGGCAGGATCTCCACCACGGCGCCGCAGTCGATGAGCTTCTTGACCTTGCCGTGGTAGTTGCGGCCCACGTCGGCCTTCTGGTCGTAGAAGAGGACCATCTCCTTGGCGCGCTCCATGGACTCCTGCGTGGGGGCGAAGATGGAGATCTTGCCGGAGTCGTCGATGTCGATGGAGGCTCCGGTGGCGGCGGTGATGGACTTGATGACCTTGCCTCCGGGTCCGATCACCTCGCGGATCTTCTCCGGGTTGATTTCCACCACGGTCAGCTGCGGCGCGTAGGGCGACAGTTCAGTGCGCGGGGCGTCCAGCACGGCGTTCATCTTGGCCAGGATGCCCAGGCGGGCGTCGCGGGCCTGGTGCAGGGCGCGGCGCATGACCTCCTGAGGGATGCCGGTGATCTTGATGTCCATCTGGATGCCGGTGATGCCCTCGGCGGTGCCGGCGACCTTGAAGTCCATGTCGCCCATGGCGTCCTCGTCACCCAGGATGTCGGTGAGCACCAGGTACTCGTCGTTCTCCTTGATGAGGCCCATGGCGATGCCCGCCACCGGGGCCTTGATGGGAGCGCCAGCGTCCATCAGGGAGAGGGACGCGCCGCACACCGAGGCCATGGAGGAGGAGCCGTTGGACTCCATCACCTCGGAGACCACGCGCAGGGTGAAGGGGAATTCGCCGGGCTCGGGCAGCACGGGCAGGATGGAGCGCTCGGCGAGCGCGCCGTGGCCGATGTCGCGGCGGGAGGGGCCGCGCACGGGTTTGACTTCGCCCACGCAGTAGGGGGGGAAGTTGTAGTGCAGCATGAAACGCTTGGAGTTCTCGCCGGCCAGGGTCTCGATGCGCTGCTCGTCGCCGGTGGAGCCCAGGGTGGCCACGCAGAGGGCCTTGGTCTCGCCGCGGGCGAACAGGCAGGAGCCGTGGGTGCGCGGCAGCACGCCCACCTCGATCTCGATGGGGCGCACGGTCTTGGTGTCGCGGGTGTCGATGCGGGTCCCGGTCTCCTTGATGTAGGCGCGCATGGCCTTCTTTTCCAGGCTCTCGAAGATCTCGGCGGCCTTGGCGCCGATGCCGTCCTCCTCGGGGAAGGCGGCCTTGGCGGCCTCGACGGCCTTGAGCTTCAAGGCCTTGCGGGCGTCGCGGCGGGGCATCTTTTCCACGATGGTCAGCGCGCCGACGATCTCGGCGGCCACGGCCTTCTCCACCACGGCCTTCAGCTCGGCGTTCTCCACCGGCGGCGTGAACACGGACTTGGGCTTGCCGGCCTTCTCGCGCATTTCCTCCTGGAGGTCGATGAGCGGCAGAACCTGCTTGTGGCCCCAATCCAGGGCGTCGGCCAGCAGGTCTTCGGAGATGAAGTTGCCGCCGCCCTCGACCATCACCACGGCGTCGCGCGTGGCGGCGAACACCAGGTTCAGGGATGACTCGCCCTTGAGGGCGGTCAGGGGCGGGTTCAGCACGAATTTGCCGTCGATGTA
The window above is part of the Fundidesulfovibrio soli genome. Proteins encoded here:
- a CDS encoding sigma-54 interaction domain-containing protein; its protein translation is MDLDTCGIIGKSQVLGGVFAMLAKVAPTDSTVLVTGESGTGKELLVRALHANSRRTGKPFVPVNCGAIPKELLESELFGHEKGAFTHAIRNRAGRFELADGGTIFLDEIGEMDLSLQVKILRVLQEKEFERVGATKTMKVDVRIVAATNRDLEAEVAAGRFREDLFYRLNVIPMHLPPLRERGDDILLLAEAFLKRFCEHKGRKTLGIPSETKDMFLRYPWPGNVRELENFMERLSILCEHDQILPEDLPRKIWDAVGKAVPAKEAVPAPGPQGFVWPVLKDLADKNLGLKEFLDEIEDRLLAEALAQAGNVKNQAAEILGIKRTTLIEKLKKKNMLN
- a CDS encoding tetratricopeptide repeat protein yields the protein MTAQSLARASWLLCVCILAMLPAQARGQSYSLAVGPSADVLTVNFPKKAPQPMVLRTGPKRVELLFPAGTSFKGAGAGSVGGRQVASIEAADNVLVVLTNTEAFGFVSSPKGDKAIQLQVFPDPAGARWKPAEGSQEAAQPKPAAQASESPKPQPQNLEPAKPAEPAAQPAPPKQPSNQVRGVILPEGGSSQAAPASQEIQRIQDAVKPQPVQSQPVLNQTEQAPQTAPKPATGGVVRQSLIQPVAPSQPEAAPAAPVPPQSQNAIKAPIQAQAPAEPDQPAPQQPQVPAAFKAPIQVQAPAEQAQPAPSEAKPASVAPKEVRVSLNMEKAVPMDAPAPSAQPAQPDAPAQAPAPAAGPDAPATQAQAAQGAASEPAAAEQAPPKPGEPKLKDSIEDKAAIVGAAQAMAHGNYEKGLGLARALLEKPDITKDLREEALYMQAEAVFALNKDKLAETYLETNDTIQQALNYNTTSWRLPRALIKLGYINLKRGNLPEARAYFNLLRTKYPLDEEVPLIDVYWGEHYLEMAKLGDTRANFTRAGQSFREVLQKYPESRFARDAALGLSKTQLELQQFTEASKVIDYIDKRWPRYYVENPSMRRVAADVAYKLGEFEKAKEDYLWFYNLVPGDAANDLVLARLGDVNMRLGKREAAREFYDMVIRIYPGSYGALMSMMRMAEQGVHDAPTMQEMFKAFADPSDIKPDKIYEIITEQYPKSPLAPLALLKLAMWRLYKNEIPEALQLVEKFRKTYPGDELEKQALDVGTQAFIKMLAGHVDAMNYKSIIDLWNRYPFLTSQADQMPDRERLGVALAMYYQGMPKEALALVAPYLDKGPSPEAQKALSLTLTIYRENQDWQSVLDTLRKVSAWKMTDNPRRALEFAQAMALEHTGEFAKSRLLWARLAADDQLDPAKRAYAVYYQARTAYERKDYDRALVWAMDSRTLFKESAKDDGKARDALQLMIESTQAAGRYPEALALCAEFAKEAPEGGTEWGANQLRIATLHRLSGNLENWRKTLEALRDGQRDSLAGRMAASELAGRGLQERAGKLTGTP
- the amrB gene encoding AmmeMemoRadiSam system protein B, encoding MIRRPIVAGQFYPGSPAELEHEVRTYLAQAPKRTEPATGSTLLAMVPHAGYVYSGRVAGITLGQADLADTILMLGPNHTGMGTPFSVWHEGAWQTPIGTMRIDSALALALLRSDTRLLADHLGHVREHSLEVVIPFLNVLKGDFSGVPVAVAEHGLAVLSGVAASMASVLKEQAGKVSIVVSSDMSHYVTAEQARERDNMAIEAILRLDPVGLYSIVREVGISMCGVLPMTLGLMIALELGATSARLAAYATSGDTTGDDSSVVGYAGVLVE
- a CDS encoding TVP38/TMEM64 family protein, coding for MKKVALILAGVALLALIVLWYAHASEVLDLARQWAMASHGFVREHFYASWLGMLLFCTLIINLPIPVAALLKLMSGFIFGVQAGFALNVAASVSGGLFGFVLARHFFHRAFHRRFGHQLARIDLEVARNGFWYVLCSRLVIATPFFMVNVLAGLSCLRKRKFLLGTFLGVLPSSMIYAVSGSKLLELASAEQAVDPRIVAVLAGAGLLVVIPALINRHRKKHRA
- the pnp gene encoding polyribonucleotide nucleotidyltransferase, with the protein product MGLLDKAVRLERMVGDNPIIIETGRLANQADGAIWVQSGGTVVLVTVCSQALEFDKGFFPLTVEYREMSYAAGRIPGSYFRREIGRPSEREVLTCRLIDRPHRPLFPKGYRDEVQIIATVLSFDGVNDADILAVTGASAALHISSIPFMGPIAGGRVGYIDGKFVLNPPLTALKGESSLNLVFAATRDAVVMVEGGGNFISEDLLADALDWGHKQVLPLIDLQEEMREKAGKPKSVFTPPVENAELKAVVEKAVAAEIVGALTIVEKMPRRDARKALKLKAVEAAKAAFPEEDGIGAKAAEIFESLEKKAMRAYIKETGTRIDTRDTKTVRPIEIEVGVLPRTHGSCLFARGETKALCVATLGSTGDEQRIETLAGENSKRFMLHYNFPPYCVGEVKPVRGPSRRDIGHGALAERSILPVLPEPGEFPFTLRVVSEVMESNGSSSMASVCGASLSLMDAGAPIKAPVAGIAMGLIKENDEYLVLTDILGDEDAMGDMDFKVAGTAEGITGIQMDIKITGIPQEVMRRALHQARDARLGILAKMNAVLDAPRTELSPYAPQLTVVEINPEKIREVIGPGGKVIKSITAATGASIDIDDSGKISIFAPTQESMERAKEMVLFYDQKADVGRNYHGKVKKLIDCGAVVEILPGLEGLVHVSQLDIARVENVSDAVAMGQDLEVKVIAVEPNGRVRLSRKAVLLEEQGETIDLADFAAPSRPRGDRPGGDRDRRGGGGGRGGDRGGRR